Proteins encoded in a region of the Fuerstiella sp. genome:
- a CDS encoding carboxypeptidase M32 — protein MTSPQDLYQELLTIVRRAALLESSAAVLGWDRETYMPANGAEHRANQMSLLSGLHHQAATDERIGELLDTLNETDLNEPATADSAVNQREIRRRYDRNRRLPQDLVEETARVTALAQHYWSQARQADDYQLFSPWLKNIIRLKQEEAAAVGFAADGTSYDALLDEYEPQSTSREIADVFGRLRSKLIPLLDRIRGCPRSPDASILVRDYPVAQQKKFGQLAAKFIGFDFDSGRLDVTAHPFCSRIGPGDCRLTTRYDANFFSGAFFGTLHEAGHGLYEQGLSSEAWGTPLGHSVSLGIHESQSRLWENIVGRSRAFWQYFFSQAQTFFPDALKNTSLDEFFFAVNTVRPSPIRVEADEVTYNLHIMLRFDIERDLISGDLSVEDLPAAWNDRFKSDFGITPDSDADGCMQDIHWSAGLFGYFPTYALGNMYASQFYQTARDQLGDLDKQFSNGEFGTLLEWLRENIHEQGQRLPAGELVESVTGHPLSDAPLIRHLTERFLPLYQGT, from the coding sequence ATGACAAGTCCTCAGGATCTGTATCAGGAATTACTTACGATTGTCAGACGGGCCGCCCTGCTTGAATCGTCTGCCGCCGTACTGGGCTGGGACCGAGAAACATACATGCCGGCCAATGGCGCGGAACATCGCGCCAACCAGATGAGTCTGCTGTCAGGACTTCATCACCAGGCCGCAACCGATGAACGAATCGGTGAACTGCTGGACACTTTGAACGAAACTGACCTCAACGAACCTGCCACGGCAGATTCTGCTGTCAATCAGCGAGAAATTCGACGGAGATATGACCGAAACCGTCGATTACCACAGGATCTGGTTGAGGAAACTGCCCGTGTCACCGCTCTGGCTCAGCATTACTGGTCTCAGGCACGCCAGGCAGATGATTATCAGTTATTTTCTCCCTGGCTGAAAAATATCATTCGTCTCAAGCAGGAAGAAGCAGCCGCAGTCGGATTTGCCGCGGACGGTACATCATACGATGCACTTCTGGATGAATATGAACCGCAATCCACAAGTCGAGAGATCGCTGACGTGTTTGGGCGGCTGCGTTCGAAACTCATCCCGTTACTGGACAGAATCCGTGGATGTCCACGCAGTCCTGATGCTTCAATTCTGGTTCGTGACTACCCTGTTGCTCAACAAAAGAAGTTCGGGCAACTGGCGGCAAAGTTCATCGGGTTTGATTTTGATTCCGGTCGACTGGATGTCACAGCACATCCTTTCTGCAGCCGCATCGGACCTGGTGACTGTCGGCTGACCACACGTTATGACGCAAATTTTTTCAGCGGGGCGTTTTTCGGGACGCTGCATGAAGCCGGACACGGACTCTACGAACAGGGACTGTCCTCAGAGGCCTGGGGGACTCCGCTGGGCCATTCGGTTTCTCTGGGCATCCATGAGTCTCAATCACGTCTGTGGGAAAACATAGTGGGGCGCAGTCGCGCCTTCTGGCAGTACTTCTTTTCACAGGCACAAACTTTTTTTCCGGATGCTCTCAAAAACACTTCACTGGACGAATTTTTCTTTGCAGTCAATACCGTACGGCCGTCACCAATTCGTGTTGAAGCGGATGAAGTCACTTATAACCTGCACATCATGCTGCGATTTGACATCGAGCGCGATCTGATTTCCGGCGATCTGTCCGTTGAGGACCTGCCCGCGGCCTGGAATGATCGATTCAAGTCTGACTTCGGCATCACACCCGATTCCGATGCGGATGGCTGCATGCAGGACATTCACTGGAGTGCCGGACTGTTCGGTTATTTTCCTACCTATGCTCTCGGCAATATGTACGCATCACAGTTTTACCAGACGGCCCGGGATCAGCTCGGCGATCTGGATAAACAATTTTCGAACGGAGAGTTCGGTACTCTGCTGGAATGGTTGAGAGAAAATATTCACGAACAGGGACAACGGCTCCCCGCAGGTGAGCTCGTGGAAAGCGTCACCGGACATCCGCTGAGTGATGCACCGCTCATCCGTCATCTGACTGAGCGATTCCTGCCGCTGTATCAGGGCACATGA
- a CDS encoding FAD-binding protein, which yields MSSNAQNKLIVRSVDDIVDAVQSAVSDGTVLSAARHVAGNTLQLDLSSMNAVVEYPARDMTITVEAGMTLQTLTSLLRAEGQQLPVDVADPQMTVGAFVASNPAGPRQYGYGTLRDYLIGIEAVDGHGRVFHAGGRVVKNVAGYDLCRLMVGSRGSLGILNQLTFKLKPVPEHFAVQRWQFADESDVAASLDSLNKSAARPVIIDLDSPGGSRWFLSVGVEGPPNVCEWQIGQVNYDMSHSISSELLAPDLTAAMKYCGDAAHRHRETETVAVVKTLPSQLLRICNIFNEHKYSANCHAGNGVIVVQSKHSGTLPEHVVDQIEALLKDHGGHFRRYANNDSVSQRRDGVFSTGLTAAFDPGQVFV from the coding sequence ATGTCGAGCAACGCGCAAAATAAATTAATTGTCCGGAGTGTCGACGACATCGTGGATGCCGTGCAGTCGGCAGTCAGCGACGGGACCGTTCTCTCCGCAGCCCGCCACGTCGCCGGTAATACTCTTCAGCTTGACTTGTCATCCATGAACGCTGTGGTGGAGTATCCGGCGCGGGATATGACCATCACAGTGGAGGCCGGGATGACTCTGCAGACTCTGACTAGTCTTCTCAGAGCAGAAGGACAGCAGCTTCCCGTTGATGTGGCAGATCCACAGATGACAGTGGGTGCATTTGTGGCATCCAATCCGGCCGGACCTCGTCAGTATGGTTACGGCACCCTGCGGGATTATCTGATCGGAATCGAAGCCGTTGACGGACACGGGCGTGTGTTTCATGCGGGCGGTCGTGTCGTCAAGAATGTTGCAGGATATGACCTGTGCCGACTAATGGTCGGTTCCCGCGGATCACTGGGGATTCTGAATCAGCTGACGTTTAAACTGAAACCTGTTCCGGAACATTTTGCAGTACAACGGTGGCAATTTGCCGATGAATCCGACGTAGCGGCCTCTTTGGATTCTCTGAACAAATCAGCAGCGCGTCCGGTTATTATCGATCTCGACTCTCCTGGTGGTTCGAGATGGTTTCTGTCTGTCGGCGTAGAGGGGCCGCCGAATGTTTGTGAATGGCAGATCGGACAGGTCAATTACGACATGAGTCATTCGATATCTTCAGAACTTCTGGCGCCAGACCTGACTGCCGCAATGAAGTATTGCGGCGATGCCGCCCACCGACATCGGGAAACGGAGACGGTCGCGGTGGTAAAGACGCTGCCTTCGCAGCTGCTTCGAATCTGTAATATTTTCAATGAACATAAGTATTCGGCAAATTGTCATGCAGGGAACGGTGTGATTGTTGTTCAGTCGAAACACTCCGGAACTCTGCCGGAACATGTGGTCGATCAGATTGAAGCTTTACTGAAGGATCATGGAGGTCACTTCAGACGATATGCAAACAATGACAGCGTCAGTCAACGTCGTGACGGTGTGTTTTCTACAGGACTGACGGCAGCGTTCGACCCCGGTCAGGTGTTCGTATGA
- a CDS encoding DUF2071 domain-containing protein: MSRIETPKPIAGYQSWRHLVFLHWRVPSKMLREQLPNGLEPETFDGSSWLALVPFAMERVRPWWAPPLPGISWFLETNVRTYVRHESGVTGVWFFSLDANSRLAVRTARTFWNLNYLSSRMTLKTGPSSNVFKYTGRRRMFPESVYDLGVELTGTEYRAANEGSLEQFLLERYTLVTQSAGGRFLTAEVAHRPYEFVPVNILHCRETYLSEVCRHSDDYGPPDHAVYSPGVDVRVSRLEPIE; the protein is encoded by the coding sequence ATGAGCCGAATTGAGACACCAAAACCCATCGCCGGTTATCAGAGTTGGAGACATCTGGTGTTTTTGCACTGGCGTGTACCCTCGAAAATGCTGCGGGAACAGTTACCGAACGGACTTGAACCGGAAACGTTTGATGGTTCGTCATGGCTGGCCCTGGTTCCGTTTGCGATGGAACGTGTTCGTCCCTGGTGGGCGCCGCCACTACCGGGCATCTCCTGGTTTCTGGAGACAAACGTTCGGACATATGTACGTCACGAAAGCGGTGTGACCGGAGTATGGTTTTTCAGTCTGGACGCCAACAGCCGCCTCGCTGTTCGGACGGCTCGTACATTCTGGAACCTTAATTACCTGAGCAGTCGGATGACGCTGAAAACGGGCCCCTCGTCCAACGTATTCAAATATACCGGAAGACGCAGGATGTTTCCGGAAAGTGTTTACGATCTTGGTGTTGAGCTCACAGGTACTGAGTACCGTGCGGCAAATGAGGGTTCGTTAGAGCAGTTTTTGCTTGAAAGGTATACGCTGGTAACTCAGTCAGCCGGTGGTCGTTTTCTGACAGCAGAAGTGGCGCACCGTCCGTACGAATTCGTGCCGGTGAATATCCTGCACTGCCGTGAAACCTATTTGTCAGAAGTGTGTAGACACAGTGATGATTACGGTCCACCGGACCATGCGGTCTACAGCCCCGGCGTCGATGTCCGGGTCTCGAGGCTGGAGCCGATTGAATAG
- a CDS encoding CpaF family protein — translation MVIQAGTARNNPHEFEKLKSHIHGKLVEKLDLTRISELEGNSLRREIRVVVEHLCDTENPMLNRAERERLVEEVLDEAFGFGPLELLLKEEGVADIMINGPRHVFLEKNGRIIKSDVTFRDNDHLLQILDRIVSKVGRRVDETSPMVDARLPDGSRLNAIIPPLALDGPSLTIRRFGTNPLTLDDLLKFGAFTPEMVMFMEGAMKARMNMIISGGTGSGKTTLLNTLSSFISNENRIVTIEDAAELQLQQDHVLRLETRPPNLEGKGAVTATDLVKNALRMRPDRIIIGECRGGETLDMLQAMNTGHDGSLTTVHANNPRDAISRIETLINMSGVELPLAAVRKQISSAVNLIIQASRLQGGARKVTFISEIVGMEQNTLVMQDIFKFIQDGIDPEGKAVGHFEATGVRPKCIEHLEATGVRLPPSIFQQRTLRSN, via the coding sequence ATGGTGATTCAGGCGGGCACTGCACGCAACAACCCACATGAGTTCGAGAAACTCAAGTCACACATTCATGGTAAGCTGGTAGAAAAACTGGACCTCACCAGGATCTCCGAACTCGAAGGCAATTCTCTGCGTCGCGAAATTCGCGTCGTGGTGGAGCATCTGTGCGACACAGAAAACCCCATGCTGAACCGGGCCGAACGCGAACGCCTGGTCGAAGAGGTACTCGACGAAGCATTTGGATTCGGTCCACTGGAACTCCTGCTTAAGGAAGAAGGTGTTGCCGACATTATGATCAACGGCCCCAGGCACGTGTTCCTGGAAAAAAACGGTCGAATCATCAAGTCGGATGTGACATTCCGGGACAACGACCATCTGCTGCAGATTCTGGACCGGATCGTGTCCAAAGTTGGTCGTCGCGTCGATGAAACATCTCCGATGGTGGATGCACGTCTGCCGGACGGATCTCGTTTAAACGCAATTATCCCGCCACTGGCACTGGACGGTCCGTCCCTGACAATTCGCCGATTCGGAACGAATCCACTGACTCTCGATGATCTGTTGAAGTTCGGAGCATTTACACCCGAAATGGTGATGTTCATGGAAGGAGCGATGAAAGCCCGCATGAATATGATCATCAGTGGAGGAACCGGATCCGGAAAAACCACGCTGTTGAATACGCTCTCAAGTTTCATCTCGAACGAAAACCGCATTGTCACAATTGAAGACGCGGCCGAACTGCAACTTCAGCAGGATCATGTACTGCGTCTTGAAACCCGACCACCAAATCTTGAAGGCAAGGGCGCGGTGACTGCAACGGATCTGGTCAAGAACGCACTGCGGATGCGTCCGGACCGGATCATCATCGGTGAGTGCCGTGGTGGTGAAACACTCGACATGCTCCAGGCCATGAACACCGGTCATGACGGTTCACTGACAACTGTTCACGCAAACAATCCGCGGGATGCAATATCCCGAATTGAGACATTGATCAACATGAGCGGAGTAGAACTTCCGCTGGCAGCTGTCAGAAAGCAGATTTCATCTGCCGTCAACCTCATCATTCAGGCCAGTCGGCTGCAGGGTGGAGCTCGCAAAGTCACCTTTATTTCTGAGATTGTTGGAATGGAACAGAACACGCTCGTGATGCAGGACATCTTCAAGTTCATACAGGACGGGATTGACCCTGAAGGGAAAGCTGTGGGGCACTTTGAAGCCACAGGCGTACGACCCAAGTGTATCGAACACCTGGAGGCTACCGGAGTGCGACTCCCGCCAAGTATCTTCCAGCAGCGTACACTGCGGTCGAACTGA
- a CDS encoding TatD family hydrolase has product MAPRLIDTHCHLDAETFQHERDAVIARAVEGDVSHLLTIGIDQGTSQAAVAIAEQYECVSAVVGIQPNYVHEVKPDDWESILSLIDHPKVVGVGETGLDKYWDHAPLDLQREYFHRHIRLSRERKLPFVVHCREAESDVLDVLRTEAEHGSLHGVMHSFCGDAETAAECVELGMHVSFSGMTTFRKNEKLRAVASTVPLDRILVETDAPYLAPHPNRSKRNEPAWVRLTAECLAQVYGISDQEFANTTTRNAEILFGLR; this is encoded by the coding sequence ATGGCTCCTCGACTGATAGACACTCACTGTCACCTGGACGCAGAAACGTTTCAGCACGAACGGGACGCTGTCATCGCACGTGCTGTCGAGGGGGATGTCAGTCATCTGCTCACGATCGGGATTGATCAAGGCACCAGTCAGGCAGCAGTTGCGATCGCTGAACAATACGAATGCGTATCTGCTGTTGTCGGAATTCAGCCTAACTATGTTCACGAAGTCAAACCCGACGACTGGGAATCTATTTTGTCGCTGATTGACCACCCAAAGGTTGTTGGTGTGGGTGAAACCGGTCTCGATAAATACTGGGATCATGCTCCACTTGATCTCCAGAGGGAATATTTTCATCGTCACATTCGGTTGTCCAGAGAACGGAAACTGCCGTTCGTGGTTCACTGTCGGGAGGCAGAATCTGATGTGCTGGATGTCCTGAGAACTGAAGCCGAACACGGTTCGTTACACGGTGTGATGCATTCATTTTGTGGCGATGCTGAAACCGCAGCAGAATGTGTGGAACTCGGAATGCATGTTTCATTTTCCGGCATGACGACGTTTCGAAAAAACGAAAAACTTCGAGCCGTGGCGTCAACGGTTCCACTGGACCGGATTCTGGTTGAAACGGATGCGCCTTACCTCGCACCTCACCCCAACCGTAGCAAACGTAATGAGCCGGCCTGGGTACGGCTCACAGCCGAATGTCTCGCACAGGTTTACGGAATCAGTGACCAGGAATTCGCCAACACAACAACACGCAATGCTGAAATCCTGTTCGGACTTCGGTAG
- a CDS encoding type II secretion system F family protein — translation MNSEVIIPIAVFTTATCAVWAVLTMFTRNSSRTEQRLKEMQDPRLRRGPAAANGPMNHIIDKAAPALSKALDSGDEKHQSKLKIRLANAGYNNENAPRNFLAIKMASLVPGLMIGGIYGIASLENNSWMAWIVGAGLGFYVPELILTLMRMSRQTKIFLQLPDALDLLVVCVEAGLGLDAGMRRVSQELESGAPEVCQELSTANMQLQMGKSRRQVLRDLGIRTGVDDMRALAAILIQADKFGSSIAHALRVQSDSMRVKRRQMAEEKAQATAVKMIFPLVLFIFPGIFVVLVGPAGIQLMENLVNK, via the coding sequence ATGAATTCCGAAGTCATTATACCGATTGCTGTTTTCACCACAGCAACATGCGCGGTCTGGGCAGTTCTCACTATGTTCACCAGGAATAGTTCCCGGACTGAACAGCGTCTGAAGGAAATGCAGGATCCCCGGTTACGTCGCGGACCGGCTGCTGCCAATGGCCCCATGAATCACATTATCGACAAGGCTGCTCCCGCTCTGTCGAAAGCACTCGATTCCGGTGACGAAAAACATCAAAGCAAGCTGAAGATCCGCCTGGCAAATGCGGGATACAACAATGAAAATGCACCGAGAAACTTCCTGGCAATCAAGATGGCCTCACTGGTACCGGGGCTGATGATCGGTGGTATTTACGGTATCGCCAGCCTGGAAAATAATTCATGGATGGCATGGATCGTTGGTGCTGGTCTTGGTTTTTATGTGCCGGAATTAATCCTGACGCTGATGAGGATGTCGCGACAGACGAAAATATTTCTGCAGCTTCCGGATGCGCTGGACCTTCTGGTGGTCTGCGTCGAAGCCGGACTCGGACTGGACGCCGGAATGCGCAGAGTATCTCAGGAACTGGAGAGCGGAGCCCCGGAAGTCTGTCAGGAACTCAGTACTGCCAACATGCAGCTGCAAATGGGAAAATCTCGCCGACAGGTGCTGCGCGACCTCGGAATCCGTACAGGTGTGGATGACATGCGGGCCCTGGCTGCTATTTTGATCCAGGCCGACAAATTCGGTTCTTCAATCGCACATGCACTTCGGGTTCAATCCGACAGCATGAGAGTCAAGCGGCGTCAAATGGCAGAAGAAAAAGCTCAGGCAACAGCAGTCAAGATGATCTTTCCCCTGGTTCTGTTCATCTTTCCAGGAATCTTTGTGGTACTGGTCGGTCCCGCGGGCATCCAGTTGATGGAAAACCTTGTCAACAAATGA
- a CDS encoding FAD-binding protein: MANLSPSGNISDDLLRELAQHVGTDRLLSSQDELLVYECDGYVVEKNVPDVVVFPQSAAEIQSVVKSCIRHGIPFVPRGAGTSLAGGCLPVGGGVMISLTRMKKILEINTRDRYAVVQPGLVNLNLTRALAGTGFHYAPDPSSQGACTIGGNVATNSGGPHTLKYGVTVNHVIGVEFVSPSGELVRIGGPCGSGDEFDLPGLFVGSEGTFGIVTRVWVKLTRNPEACRTMLAVFDSTDETSQAISSIIGAGIVPAALEMMDQGIIAALEEAFAFGFPLDAAAVLLIEVDGLDVALDQEADTIITLCKQCGAREVRLSQTEEERALLWKCRKQAFGAIGRLAPSYCTQDGVVPRTKLPQILKFIDDVGERHNLSIVNVFHAGDGNLHPILLFDERDREQVRRVMDASDEILEMCIELGGSVTGEHGIGVEKISFMNRLFTEQDLDVMGDVRRVFNPNGNCSPGKLLPTAGACGMEHIQREHPGRRAAM; this comes from the coding sequence ATGGCAAATTTATCGCCTTCCGGCAACATTTCGGATGACCTTCTGCGTGAACTGGCACAGCACGTCGGTACGGACAGGCTTCTGAGTTCACAGGATGAACTGCTCGTCTACGAATGCGACGGATATGTCGTTGAGAAGAATGTTCCGGACGTGGTGGTGTTTCCGCAATCTGCGGCAGAAATCCAGTCTGTCGTGAAGTCCTGCATCCGACACGGGATTCCTTTCGTTCCCCGCGGTGCAGGAACCAGTCTGGCGGGTGGATGTCTGCCCGTCGGTGGTGGCGTGATGATTTCACTCACGCGAATGAAAAAGATACTCGAAATCAATACACGGGACCGTTATGCCGTGGTTCAGCCCGGTCTGGTTAATCTTAATCTGACTCGAGCTCTTGCAGGGACCGGGTTCCATTATGCTCCAGATCCGTCGAGCCAGGGGGCCTGCACCATTGGAGGGAACGTTGCCACGAACAGCGGCGGCCCGCATACACTTAAGTATGGCGTGACTGTGAATCACGTCATCGGAGTGGAATTCGTTTCTCCGTCAGGTGAGCTGGTCCGGATTGGCGGTCCCTGCGGAAGTGGTGACGAATTCGATCTTCCCGGGCTGTTTGTTGGCAGTGAAGGAACATTCGGAATCGTGACGAGGGTCTGGGTCAAACTGACTCGTAATCCCGAAGCCTGCAGAACCATGCTTGCCGTATTCGACAGTACGGATGAAACGTCGCAGGCAATCAGCAGTATCATTGGTGCAGGAATTGTTCCCGCCGCCCTGGAAATGATGGATCAGGGGATCATCGCAGCACTGGAAGAAGCCTTCGCATTCGGCTTTCCACTGGATGCCGCTGCAGTGCTGTTGATTGAGGTCGACGGTCTGGATGTGGCGCTCGATCAGGAAGCCGACACGATCATCACACTGTGCAAACAATGTGGAGCACGGGAAGTCCGTCTTTCACAAACGGAAGAAGAACGAGCACTGCTCTGGAAATGCAGAAAACAGGCTTTTGGAGCGATCGGTCGCCTTGCTCCCAGCTACTGCACCCAGGATGGCGTGGTGCCTCGCACCAAATTACCACAAATTCTGAAATTTATTGATGATGTCGGAGAGCGTCACAATCTCAGTATCGTCAACGTATTTCATGCCGGTGATGGAAATCTGCACCCGATTCTGCTGTTTGATGAACGTGATCGTGAGCAGGTCCGACGCGTGATGGACGCCAGCGACGAAATCCTCGAAATGTGCATCGAACTGGGTGGGAGCGTTACCGGGGAACATGGTATTGGAGTTGAAAAGATCAGCTTTATGAATCGTCTGTTCACGGAACAGGATCTTGATGTTATGGGTGACGTTCGTCGCGTGTTCAACCCGAATGGAAATTGCAGTCCGGGTAAACTGCTGCCAACCGCCGGGGCCTGCGGAATGGAGCACATCCAACGTGAACATCCAGGACGTCGTGCCGCTATGTGA
- a CDS encoding type II secretion system F family protein: MEPIVIILIASFLGVVALVVGIGTLISGQTTSTTEKRLAAFTGGDAAGAGIVDELVQDRFGAATGMMSSLTKRFNRLPLFFQQADSPLKIEQFLGVCTGTAALGICMTMIARAPVALYPVGGILGFAIPWGWLAFNRSQRFKRFEKQLPDALDLMSRALRSGHSLASGLSVVATEMPAPISTEFHNCYEEQNLGIPLDKALLNMLDRIPNVDLQFFVTAVAIQRQSGGDLAEILSKISGLVRERFKILGQVKALTGEGRISGIVLMALPPVLFMAVYYLNPDYVMVLFEHEDGRKMMTGAIILQILGAFVIRKICDIKV, translated from the coding sequence ATGGAACCTATCGTGATAATACTGATCGCGTCATTCCTGGGCGTTGTTGCTCTCGTCGTGGGTATCGGGACGTTGATTTCAGGACAAACAACGTCAACGACAGAAAAACGTCTGGCGGCGTTTACCGGCGGGGATGCCGCGGGCGCGGGAATTGTTGATGAACTGGTACAGGACAGATTCGGCGCGGCCACCGGGATGATGAGTTCGCTGACTAAACGATTTAATCGGCTCCCCTTGTTCTTTCAACAGGCTGATTCCCCCTTAAAAATCGAACAGTTCCTTGGTGTCTGTACCGGGACAGCCGCACTGGGAATATGTATGACGATGATCGCCCGAGCCCCGGTTGCCCTGTATCCGGTTGGAGGAATACTGGGCTTCGCGATTCCGTGGGGCTGGCTGGCCTTTAACCGATCTCAGCGATTCAAACGCTTCGAAAAACAGTTACCGGACGCACTGGATCTCATGTCACGTGCCCTCCGGTCGGGTCACAGTCTGGCCTCCGGACTGAGTGTGGTCGCAACTGAAATGCCGGCTCCCATTTCGACCGAGTTTCACAATTGTTACGAAGAGCAGAATCTCGGAATCCCGCTTGATAAAGCTCTTCTCAACATGCTGGACCGAATTCCTAACGTGGATCTGCAGTTCTTTGTGACTGCGGTGGCGATCCAAAGACAGTCCGGAGGTGATCTTGCCGAAATTCTCAGCAAGATCAGCGGCCTGGTACGTGAACGATTCAAAATTCTTGGACAGGTTAAGGCTCTGACCGGAGAAGGACGAATCAGCGGCATCGTGCTGATGGCCCTGCCACCGGTGCTGTTTATGGCCGTTTATTACCTCAACCCGGACTACGTGATGGTCCTTTTCGAACACGAAGACGGACGAAAGATGATGACAGGAGCCATCATTCTGCAGATCCTGGGCGCCTTCGTTATCCGCAAAATCTGCGACATTAAAGTCTGA
- a CDS encoding glycosyltransferase family 39 protein has product MEQYRVWVAIIAHLRASNTPGPNDKSNRLMTLTGKSGLAGAWLLVTGLCGYFEYYRLSDAVQGPIGALAWLTDWEPETTLPLLILISLPLLCVMFRSPRRLLRKKIQYTGSPRFRWLSCLFVAGVSLTASVCVGLQSVSLDGGSETDLVSFCDLPPAYHDEYSYLLQAETFAAGRLSWPPAPVRPDLFHQFHVLNERCTASRYFPWTGLWMSLFVQTERPIIGHWLAGAVAAGFFYLAAAEVLRPSAALVAGLLIGCSPGLALFSNMLLAHHPTLLALSVFLWTMVRLMRRPAITLTLISGLSLSLAMLGRPMTAAGFALPWGLVFGWKLVRSAEPEWSSQRFLLFACMATPLIVGLLALGIQNQQITGSFLRSAYQEYTDTYTPRHVYGFNNGIRGEAKQTPKVLKSYDQWAENLTWSLALRNAGRRCLASVQWTLGIAPIVMGLTLVLLRVCLPSPDQSHPTTVLRLIIASVVTLHVLHLPYWFSGIMHWHYVFETAPLILILVAAGFSWFTSELSQEISYRLSWLWVISFLLAALLPCWFSADAAWGRSKISSATGELVWSRRQFETFNRMVGGPGLIKPAVILVDETSSDPQLSYIINDPEYRSDVLVARLPGTAEEIDELQQSFPGRTLYQFDPQSMILTLIKSE; this is encoded by the coding sequence GTGGAACAATACCGGGTGTGGGTGGCAATCATAGCTCATCTAAGAGCATCCAACACTCCCGGACCAAATGACAAGAGTAACAGGCTGATGACACTGACAGGGAAATCCGGACTTGCTGGTGCCTGGCTGCTCGTGACCGGCCTTTGTGGATATTTCGAATATTATCGACTTTCAGATGCCGTTCAGGGGCCGATTGGTGCGCTGGCCTGGCTGACTGACTGGGAACCCGAAACGACGTTGCCGCTTTTGATTCTCATCAGCCTTCCGCTGTTGTGTGTGATGTTCCGTTCCCCGCGCAGACTCCTGCGAAAGAAGATTCAGTACACGGGGTCCCCGCGATTCCGGTGGTTGAGTTGTCTGTTTGTTGCCGGAGTTTCTCTGACTGCGAGCGTCTGCGTCGGATTGCAGTCAGTCAGTCTGGATGGCGGATCGGAAACAGATCTTGTTTCGTTCTGTGATCTTCCTCCGGCATATCATGATGAATACAGCTACCTGCTTCAGGCAGAAACGTTTGCTGCAGGACGGCTGTCCTGGCCACCGGCTCCCGTACGTCCTGACCTGTTTCATCAGTTTCATGTGCTGAACGAACGCTGTACGGCCAGTCGGTATTTTCCATGGACAGGTTTGTGGATGTCGTTGTTTGTGCAGACAGAGCGACCGATCATCGGGCACTGGCTGGCCGGGGCAGTTGCTGCGGGTTTCTTTTATCTTGCCGCTGCTGAGGTCCTGCGGCCTTCGGCGGCCCTGGTGGCCGGATTATTGATTGGCTGCAGTCCGGGTTTGGCCCTGTTCAGTAATATGCTGCTGGCACACCACCCGACCCTACTCGCCCTGAGTGTGTTTTTGTGGACGATGGTCCGACTGATGAGGCGCCCGGCGATCACATTAACACTGATTTCGGGCCTGTCACTGAGTCTGGCGATGCTCGGTCGACCGATGACGGCCGCCGGTTTTGCGTTGCCGTGGGGCCTGGTGTTCGGCTGGAAACTTGTGCGGTCCGCAGAACCAGAATGGTCGTCGCAGCGTTTCCTGCTGTTCGCCTGCATGGCGACTCCTCTGATCGTGGGATTGTTGGCCCTCGGAATACAGAATCAGCAAATCACCGGATCGTTTTTACGCAGTGCCTACCAGGAATATACTGACACTTACACCCCCAGACATGTTTACGGATTCAATAATGGAATTCGCGGTGAAGCAAAACAGACTCCGAAAGTTCTGAAGAGCTACGACCAGTGGGCAGAAAATCTGACATGGTCACTGGCTTTGAGGAATGCGGGGCGTCGCTGCCTGGCCAGCGTTCAATGGACTCTGGGTATTGCACCCATCGTGATGGGACTGACGCTGGTGCTGCTGCGCGTGTGTCTGCCGTCGCCGGATCAATCGCACCCGACGACTGTGTTACGTCTGATTATCGCAAGTGTAGTGACGTTGCATGTGCTGCATCTCCCATACTGGTTTTCCGGAATTATGCACTGGCACTATGTGTTCGAGACGGCGCCACTGATTCTGATACTTGTTGCAGCGGGATTTTCATGGTTCACCAGTGAACTTTCACAGGAGATCTCGTATCGATTGAGCTGGTTATGGGTGATCAGCTTTCTGCTGGCTGCTCTGCTACCCTGCTGGTTCTCTGCGGATGCGGCGTGGGGACGCTCAAAGATTTCTTCGGCTACCGGTGAACTGGTCTGGTCACGTCGGCAGTTCGAAACTTTTAACCGAATGGTCGGCGGACCGGGGCTTATCAAACCTGCCGTGATCCTCGTAGATGAAACGTCTTCTGATCCTCAACTCAGTTATATCATTAACGACCCGGAATATCGCAGTGATGTTCTGGTCGCACGTCTTCCCGGGACAGCTGAAGAAATTGACGAACTGCAGCAGTCATTTCCCGGGCGAACACTGTATCAATTTGATCCGCAATCAATGATTCTGACGCTCATCAAATCCGAATAG